From the Phorcysia thermohydrogeniphila genome, the window CTCTTCCCTGTCAACTCTTAGGTTTAAAGGAGCAAAGGCCAGTTCCTCCTCAACGGTAAGGGAAAAGAGCTGGTCATCTGGGTTCTGAAAAACGTAGCCCACAGTAGTCCTAAGCCTAAAAAAATCCTCCTCGCTCCGAACTTCCTTCCCTCTTAGATAGATTTTCCCTTTCTCTATGGGAACAAAACCCATTAAAGCTTCTATCAGTGTCGTCTTTCCAGCTCCGTTATCTCCGGCAATGATTACTTTTTCTCCACTACTCAGACTAAAGTTAACCCCGTCTAAGACCTTTCTACTCCCCCTTTTAACCGTGAGCTCCTCTACTCTCAAAATCTCCATAAAACTACCACCGCAAGGTAGATAAAGCTTGTGACTGCAAAAATTATGTCTTTTCTTTTCAGTGAAAAGTGGCTATAAACGGGAAACTCTCCCCTAAACCCCCTACACAGCATCGCCTTGTAAACTCTATCTGCCCTCCTGTAGCTCCTCACAAGGAGGTTAGCAAGAATGTAGGCAAAGGTCTTATAGGTTTTTATGGAGCTCTCCGGCTTAAACCCCCTGCACCTTGCAGCCTTTAACATCGTTTCGTACTCTTCCTTTACGGTGTGGAGGTATCTATAACTGAAAAAGAGTATCTGGCAGAGGCTATTTGGGAATTTGAGGTGATGGAGAGCGTGAAAAATTGAAAAGATTGAGGAGGTGGAGAGGAAAACAGCAGTAAGACTTAAGATAAGGCTTGACTTAAGGAAGAGTAGCAATCCAAGCTTAAGACCATCAAAGGAGATACTTACAAACCCCACGCGTAACATATTTGGACTTTCATAGGTCAAAACCATACTAAGGACGATGAAAAGCAGAAAAGTGTTAGCAATAAAGAGATGTTTTGCCAGCTTTAAAACCTCTTTCTTTGCCATCAGAAGACTAAAGAATACAAAGGGCAGGTAAAAAAGCGCCCCTTTAAAGTCCTGAACCAAGGCAATTCCCCAGCTAAAAAGGAAAAGGACAACTATCTTCACCCGAGGGTCAAGTGTGTGAAGGAAGGTTTTACTCTCCATCCCTTCTCCTTGAAAGAACCAAGGAAACTGCCCCAAAGATTCCGAGTATCCAGCCAAAGCCTGCAAAGACGTCCTTAGTAGAAGTGCCGGAGAGCTCCTTACGAATCTCAGAAAGTTCCACCTTTATAGGCTTTACCTGCTTTTCTATTTCTTCTCTTACAATTTTCCGTAGGAGCTCCTCGTTAACTTTCTGAAACTCTCCAGCTTTTTCTTCCTTTACAGTTTTACTTTCTACCTTCTCTGTCTCTACCCCTGAAGAAAGGTTAAGCTCTGAAACGGCCTTGTGTCCTAACTCTCCGGTTACAACCACTTTGATACTCTTTGGATTCTCAAGCTTAAAGGAAAACTCCCCGTTCTCGTCGGTTTTTCCAGTTAGAAGGAGCTCCCCCGTTTTCTTGTCGTAGACCTCAACCTTACCCCCTTTTACGGGAGCTCCGTCGTTAAAGTAGGAAAACACTGTAACCTTATCCCCCTCAAAGTCCACAAAGGCAGATATTTTATGGGCAAAGGCCGACAAGGGAACTATCAGGAGAAACAGGAGCAAAAGCACAACTCTCATCTCATCCTCCGTAGGATTTCTGGGACTGCTCTTTTTAGAAAGAGGAGAATGAAGGCGTTAACGAAAGCCTCTACAACTGCAACGGGAAGGTGAGCTAAAAGTGCAAGCTCCGCAGTTTTCCTGAAGGCCTCTCCAGTAAAGACAAGCTCAAGGGCAACAAGTAATCCAGAGCCCATAATTGCCACAAAGCTGGAGAGAGCTCCAGCAACAATAAGCGCCATCTTCCTCTCACTGCTTAAGAGCCCCTTACAGAGGTAGTAAGCAACCAGTGCCGGAAAGGCCATGTTGAAGGTATTCACCCCCAAAACGGTAAGCCCTCCAAACTGAAAGAGAACTGCCTGAAGGAAAAGCCCCACAAGCAGGACAGGAAAAACGGTCCATCCT encodes:
- the cbiM gene encoding cobalt transporter CbiM, yielding MHISEGVLPGSLLVAGWALTIAGTYVGLKKLDNDRIPLAALLAATFFVASLIHVPAGPTSVHLVLNGLAGILLGWTVFPVLLVGLFLQAVLFQFGGLTVLGVNTFNMAFPALVAYYLCKGLLSSERKMALIVAGALSSFVAIMGSGLLVALELVFTGEAFRKTAELALLAHLPVAVVEAFVNAFILLFLKRAVPEILRRMR
- the cbiQ gene encoding cobalt ECF transporter T component CbiQ, with the translated sequence MESKTFLHTLDPRVKIVVLFLFSWGIALVQDFKGALFYLPFVFFSLLMAKKEVLKLAKHLFIANTFLLFIVLSMVLTYESPNMLRVGFVSISFDGLKLGLLLFLKSSLILSLTAVFLSTSSIFSIFHALHHLKFPNSLCQILFFSYRYLHTVKEEYETMLKAARCRGFKPESSIKTYKTFAYILANLLVRSYRRADRVYKAMLCRGFRGEFPVYSHFSLKRKDIIFAVTSFIYLAVVVLWRF
- a CDS encoding energy-coupling factor ABC transporter ATP-binding protein, which produces MEILRVEELTVKRGSRKVLDGVNFSLSSGEKVIIAGDNGAGKTTLIEALMGFVPIEKGKIYLRGKEVRSEEDFFRLRTTVGYVFQNPDDQLFSLTVEEELAFAPLNLRVDREEVKRRIDRVLRLFSIEHLRERTVYSLSGGEKRILSIACVLTMNPEALILDEPTTGLDRKRFNRLLDFLKSTEKSVVVVTHDSELIKSLRWKVYRLEEGKLFPSF